One window from the genome of Amaranthus tricolor cultivar Red isolate AtriRed21 chromosome 9, ASM2621246v1, whole genome shotgun sequence encodes:
- the LOC130824631 gene encoding protein DETOXIFICATION 52-like, whose product MCNPNNPIIPTIPIPEKPPHFSSNIYLDLLSITNHNTHQKEINIKDKNTITNNNNNNNNNNINGFFPTISEIVKESHSLFSLAIPILLTNLILYSRSMISMVFLGRIGDSELAAGSLAIAFANITGYSVFSGLALGMEPLCSQAFGACRPKLLSLTLQRCVIFLLLCCVPLISLFWFNMSSILGYLHQDPNIGKLGHLYITFCLPDLFTYSFLHPVKIYLRAQGITRPVTLASLIGAILHVPIMFFLVCYLDLGIAGVAAATSASNLLSLIVLVMQVWVGGLHVSTWTPLSRECLTGWWPLVRLAAPSCVSVCLEWWWYEIMIVLCGLLADPRASVASMGVLIQTTGLIYNFPASLSNAVSTRVGNELGAGRPQRAKLSGVLGITWAMVMGLSAMVFALCTRNIWARMFTRDAEILALTAAALPILGLCELGNCPQTVACGVVRGTARPGTAANVNLGAFYMVGTPVAVGLAFYLGVGFSGLWIGLLSAQICCAGLLLYVVGTTDWDYQTNRAQLLTQYGGSGPSSESTGTVDSSLLLPDGDGDDKENNQIDDQKEPLISILVTS is encoded by the coding sequence atgtgtAATCCAAATAATCCTATAATACCCACAATTCCCATACCTGAAAAACCCCCACATTTTTCATCAAACATATATTTAGATCTCTTATCTATTACAAATCATAATACCCATCAAAAAGAAATTAACATTAAAGATAAAAAtactattactaataataataataataataataataataatattaatgggtTTTTTCCTACCATATCAGAAATTGTTAAAGAGAGTCATTCACTATTTTCTTTAGCAATTCCTATATTATTAACAAACCTTATTCTTTACTCAAGGTCCATGATATCCATGGTTTTTTTAGGCCGGATCGGTGACTCGGAATTAGCCGCCGGTTCACTTGCCATTGCCTTTGCTAATATTACCGGTtattcggttttttcgggtttaGCTCTTGGTATGGAACCCTTATGTTCCCAAGCATTTGGGGCTTGTAGGCCTAAACTTTTATCACTTACCCTTCAACGTTGTGTTATTTTTTTGCTTCTTTGTTGTGTACCCTTAATTTCTTTGTTTTGGTTTAATATGTCCTCCATTTTAGGGTACCTTCATCAAGACCCAAATATTGGTAAATTGGGTCATCTTTATATTACTTTTTGTCTCCCTGACCTTTTTACTTATTCTTTTTTACATCCTGTCAAGATTTATCTTCGTGCCCAAGGTATTACTCGTCCTGTCACGTTAGCATCTCTAATTGGTGCTATTCTTCATGTGCCTATTATGTTTTTTCTTGTTTGTTATTTAGACCTTGGGATTGCCGGGGTTGCTGCTGCGACCTCGGCATCCAACCTGCTATCACTTATTGTTTTAGTGATGCAGGTTTGGGTAGGTGGACTCCACGTTTCAACGTGGACCCCACTTAGCCGCGAATGTCTTACTGGGTGGTGGCCGCTAGTACGACTAGCGGCTCCTAGTTGTGTGTCAGTTTGTCTTGAGTGGTGGTGGTATGAGATTATGATTGTGCTTTGCGGGCTTTTGGCGGACCCACGGGCCTCTGTTGCGTCGATGGGCGTGTTGATTCAGACAACTGGGTTGATCTATAACTTCCCTGCCTCTCTTAGTAACGCTGTTTCGACTAGAGTTGGGAATGAGCTCGGAGCGGGCCGTCCTCAACGGGCCAAGCTTTCGGGTGTACTTGGGATTACTTGGGCTATGGTAATGGGGTTATCTGCTATGGTGTTTGCTTTATGTACAAGAAATATTTGGGCCCGGATGTTTACCCGGGACGCCGAGATCCTGGCACTAACCGCAGCAGCATTGCCAATTTTAGGGCTTTGCGAGCTGGGAAACTGCCCACAAACGGTTGCGTGTGGTGTGGTGCGCGGGACTGCAAGGCCGGGGACAGCTGCAAATGTTAACTTAGGCGCATTTTATATGGTGGGGACACCTGTAGCGGTCGGGCTTGCTTTCTATCTAGGAGTTGGTTTTTCCGGGCTTTGGATTGGGCTTTTGTCGGCCCAGATATGCTGTGCTGGGTTGTTGTTGTATGTAGTTGGGACCACGGATTGGGATTATCAAACAAACCGGGCCCAATTGCTGACTCAATATGGTGGGTCTGGGCCTTCATCAGAATCAACAGGGACCGTTGATTCATCTTTGCTCTTGCCTGATGGAGATGGTGATGATAAGGAAAATAATCAAATTGATGATCAAAAAGAGCCATTGATTTCCATCTTGGTGACTTCATAA